A region of the Stieleria neptunia genome:
CGCTTCGCGTAGCGAAACGTTGCCGGGGCTGACGTTGCCGTCGTCCAGACGGTCCAGCGTGTCCACCTGAAGGACCTGGATCGCCGTGGCAAGGGCGTAGTCCTCCACCTCGCCATCGTCCGCGGCTCCGTCAAACGAAAGATTCGCTTGCGTGCTGACTCGGAATCGAAGCTGCGTTGTCGCGGAACCGGTGGCGTGGTGCGGCACGAAAAAACTGAGTTGGTTTGGGCCCGCGTTGAGGATACGGTCGCTAAAGATCTGTTCCCCCGTATCCGACCAATCTCCGTCGTCGTTGAAGTCGACCCAGGCATTCAGACGGCCTCCCGCGACCGAGGCGATCACGGTCACATCGGCGGTCTGTCCGGGGCGTAAGTAGGGCGGCAACAGGACTCCGTCGTCATCATCGCTGCCGCTCTGATCATCGCCCATCGCAGCCGGATCGGGTTGACCGTCAAGTTCCGCATCCACCGCGCTGCCCAAGTACAGTGGACCGCCGACCACATGAGACGCGCCGTTGCTGGACTGCAAGGTCGGATAGCTCGGATCCGGTGCATCGCCGTAATCCATCGAGGCTTGGGGAGCGCAAAGAGAGATCGTGTCGACCCGCCAGCCCCCGTTAAAAAAATCACCGTTGGTGGCCATCCGCCATCGCAGTTGGATCGGCTGGCCCACCGCGACCGACGGCAGATCAACCACCGTGTCCTTGTAATCCCGGAATTGTCCCGTCCACGTTTGGCGGCCAGACAACGGATTGTTGGCCGCTGCGAGTGTCGCATCGTATCCGCCGGTCACGAATCGGCCGCCGGCATCCAAAACATCGACAAACGGTGATCCATCGATTGAAATCTCCAAGACACCGCCGTGGGACGTCGGCTGCATCTCGTACGCCGTGCGAAATGACAACTGGGTGCTGGAAGGACTCAGTGTGAACACCGGTGAGGTCAGCGTGTTGTCACTGGGAAACGGAGGCGTGGGCACGACCGCGTGATTCGGCAGAGAATCGCTGAATAAATCAAACGTTTGCCAGGCGTTGCCGCCAGAGAAACTGGTGGTCCATCCGATCGGCAAATTGTATAGGAAGGCGGTGTCGAAATTTTCAAAAGACGAACAGGCAGTCACTGCCGCTGGTGGGATCGTTGCGTCGGGCTGTAACGCGGCGGCTTCGGCGGCGACAGATTCAATGCTCGGTGGCGGCATCACACCAGCCGGTTGGTCCGTCCACGCCAAGCGAACTTGCGAAAGACCGTCGGACGATGCCGAAAGGGTCGGCAGGATTTGGAACCGAGTGGACGAATCATCGATCGACTGTCCGTGTGCCAGCAAGGTTGACGGGCCGACGACAAGCTCGACGCGGAACCCTCCACCCTCGCCGCTGAACGTCCCGACCTCTGAAAACCCGCCGGCATCGTGATCCGCCTGGACCAAATGACGCACCCATCGAAACTCTTGCAACACGTCACCGGCGATCGGCAACCTGGCACGTCCCGGCACGCGATCGGGTCGCAAGGATGGCGGTTCTACCGGGCCGAGGCTGCCTGCGATCGGAGCACTCTCCACCGCTCGAAGCAGCCCCGCATGGTCGACGTGATAGAACGCGCTGTCCGCCGATGCATTGCCATCCTGGGAATCGCTGCCGACACGCGCCCACAGGTCGCCCGAAAGCAAATGGCGGTTCTCCAGCGGCTCAACTGCAACGGTGCGCCGTCCGTGGAAGCCTGTCGATCGGTGTTTTCGCCGCATGTTCCGCCTTATCGTTGAGGTGCTGTGAAGATCTCACTGCCTGATCGGACGCACAGTATGAATCAAGGAATCCCCAGGTTCCACCGTCTGGCGGTTTTCACGGTTCGGCGGAATCTGTGAAGTTCGTTGTTGCAGAGTCTCGCTGGCCCAAAACTTGCGAACAAACCAAGGCGCGCCACAAACGGACAAGTCCGAGTCCCAAATCGATTGCGATTGCGATCGGAGTCCTGTTTGCTTCGGTGGAAATCACCGTCGCACGGTCTGTCTTGTGACGCAGCCGCGCATCGGCTGTGCAATACCGCCCAACTTTTTTGAAATGGATGATCCGTGATGACAACCAAAACCAAGACCAATGTGCTCGATCTGCTCGGTAGCGATGGCGAAGCCCTGTTGAGCCATCAATGCGAAACCATTCCCGCGGCGCAGTTGCATCTGCCGGGTCCCGATTTCGTCGATGAGGTCTGGGCCCACTCCGATCGCAGCCCACGTGTCATGTGTGCGATGCAGTCGTTGTTCAATCACGGTCGGTTGGCGCGAACGGGCTATCTGTCGATCTTGCCCGTCGATCAAGGCGTGGAACACTCCGGTGGTGCCTCGTTTGCGCCCAATCCGATTTACTTTGACCCGGCCAACATCGCGCAATTGGCAGTCGAAGCGGGCTGCAACGGAGTCGCATCGACTTTCGGTGTGCTCGGCGGGATCGCGCGAAAGTACGCGCACCGCATTCCGATGATTTTGAAACTCAATCACAACGAATTGATGAGCTATCCGGCCACCTATGACCAGGTTCCTTTTGCCCGCGTCCGCGACGCTTGGAACATGGGATGCGTGGGCGTCGGTGCGACGGTGTATTTCGGTTCGGCCGAGTCGACGCGACAAATCCGAGAGATCTCCGATGCCTTTGCCCAAGCCCACGAGCTGGGCATGTTCACGATGCTGTGGTGCTACCTGCGGAACTCTGCCTTCACCGTCGATGGCGTGAACTATGAAGCCTCGGCCGACTTGACCGGGCAAGCGAATCATTTGGGATCGACGATCAACGCCGATTTCATCAAACAGAAACAACCCACCAACAACGGCGGCTACCGGGCGCTCAACCAAGGCGGCAACAAATACGGCAAGTACGACGATCGGATCTACGACGGACTTTCCAGCGACAACCCGATCGACCTGACACGCTACCAAGTGCTCAATTGCTACATGGGACGTTGTGGTCTGATCAACTCGGGCGGCGGATCCGGCGCGAATGATTTTCAACAAGCCGTCCGCACCGCCGTGATCAACAAACGAGCCGGCGGGATGGGATTGATCAGCGGCCGCAAGACGTTCCAACGTCCGATGGGCGAAGGCATCGAATTGTTCAACGCCATCCAAGATGTCTACCTGGATCCCGACATCACGGTTGCGTGAGCGTAGGGCATGCTGTGCATGCCATCCACCCGAAACCCTCATGAGAATCATGAGGGGGTGGGGGCAAAAGATTGAGTGGTCATAAAATGGAGGGTTCCATTGAATGTGTCATGCATAGCATGACCTACTTGCTAAACTATTTGTATGGATAACGCACTTCCATCAAATTCGAGTGAGCCCCTGCCCACGCGGTCGGCACCGGTGACGTTGCCGATCACGATCGGGCAATACGAAACATTGGTCGCGTCGGAGGCGTTTGAGGACACCGTCGGGCAAACCGAGCTGATTCGCGGGAGGATGGTGCACATGAATCCGCAGGGGCCGGAACACGCCGATCCGATCGATTTTCTCAGCGAATGGAGTTTCGAGCGGGTCGACCGTCGGTTCACCGTACGTATCGAGAAACCGATTTTGCTGGCCGAGCAGAACAGTTGCCCCGAACCGGACATCGTTTGGGCGACGCGTCGACGCTATCAGGAGCGACACCCCAATCCCAACGAAATCCACTTATTAATCGAGGTCAGCAAGAGCAGCGTTCGATTTGATCGGACCGAAAAGATGGAGCTTTATGCGGAAGCAGCCATCCCCGAGTACTGGCAGATCGACATCACCGGCCGCACCGTGACGGTGCATCGAGATCCGCAGGACAATCGATATCGGTCGATTCAAACCTACGAAATGTCAGCCGCGATCGAACCGCTCTGCCTCCCGGACGCCAAGCTCCAGATCGCCAGCTTGTTCGTCCCGGATGAGGCTTGAAGAAGCGGGGGTTGGTCAAAAATGGGAACCGTCGCAACGACGTCGTCGCGAATCCGCTGCTCGTGGTTCGTTTACTTTTAAACTGAGGGTGCCGCGGCTGGCACGGGCACAAGTAACACGGGATGCATCAACCGTTGGGGTTTAGCCTTTAGGCGATTCCCATTCGCTGCGACGCAGCGACAGTGGGCAGCTAAAGTCTGCACACCAACACGTATGCCCGTGCCCTTTGTACCTGACCCCTTTTTGCGCGACACCCTCGCGTAAAAAGTTGACAAAGCACTAATCTTCGCTGGACTGCTTCAGCTCCATCAGCCGTTGGTTGTAGGCGGCGATGGTTTCTTTGCGGCGCAACATGCCCAGAAAGACGCCCGGCCGTTCGGGGTCCAGGACCGGCAATTCGTCCAGGTTGTGCGACGTGAAGCGGCGCAGCGCGGTGTTGAGATCGTCCTCGGGCGTGAGGAACAAAAAGTTGTCCACCATGATGTCGCGGGCGACCGCCAGGTTCCACAGCGTGTCGTCGTACAAGTAGGCACGCACGTCGTCGTCACTGAAGATGCCGACCATTTTTTGATTCGCATCGACGACGGGAAAGTAGTCTTGATTGGTGTACGCCAAACGATGCACGATGCTATCGAGCGTCATGCCTTCGGGAATCAGAATCAGCTTGCGTTCTTTTTGATACAGGTCGCCGACGATCAATCCTTCCAGCACGTCGACGATGAAGTCGCCGCGGTGTGCCATCGATTCCATGCGGGTCGCGGGCTGGTTGTGATAGAGCCGGAAGTGCTGGCTGAACATGAACGTCAGCGTGGAAACCAACATCGTCGGCAGCAGCAGGCCGTAATCGCCGGTCAGCGCGCGGACCATGATGATGGTCGAGATGGGCGCCCGTGCGATGCCGGAGAAAAAACCGGCCATGCCGACCACGGCGAAGGCTTCGGGTTCGGTAAACAAGTTTGGCCAAACCTGCTGCAGGGACAATCCGACGGCCGCCCCGGTGCAACCGCCGATCACCATCGAGGGTCCGAAGACCCCGCCGGAGCCACCCGAACCGATCGTCAGCGCGGTGGTGCAAATCTTGGCCATCGCGACCAGCAGCACGCAGGCGATGCCCAACTGGTCGGCCGCCGTCAGCGCGATCTGCAGCACGCCATAGCCGGTGCCCAGCGAACCGAGCAGGTTGGGGTCACGACCAAACCAGAGGTACAGGCCGACGCCGAGGGTTCCGGCCAGGGCGGCGCCGATGGCCGGACGCACGTGCGGGATGATCGGCAAACGCCCGAACGCCGCTTGGCTGGCGAACAGTGTTTTGACGTAGATTGCCCCGACCACAAACAACACCACGGCCAGGGCCACGTAGGCCGGCAACTGCAGTGGCGAGACGAAGGTGTGTTCCAAATCGGCGCCGAACAAGGGAATGAAACGCGACTCGACCGGCAGGGATTGGACATACACGCTGTAGGCGATCACCGAAGCGGTTGCCGCCGGGACGATCACGTCGGCTTCCAGATCGGCGTCGCTGTAGAGGATTTCGCCGGCGAACACGGCGCCGGCCAGCGGCGCGCGAAAGATCGCTCCGATGCCCGCGCCCATCCCGGCGGCCAACAAGACGCGTCGTTCGCGGTTGGAAAGTTTTAACCGCGTCGCCAACCAGGAACCGAACCCGGCCCCGATCAACGCGATCGGTCCCTCACGACCGCCCGAACCACCGGTGCCCAAGGTGATCGCCGAGGCGAGCGTTTTGATGAACGGAATCCGCGCGCGGATCTTGCCGCGTTTGTTGTGGAACGCATCGATGGCGGCATCCGTCCCGGCACCCTCGGCTTCGGGGGCAAACGCATAAACCAACGTCCCCGACAGCAAGCCGCCGACCGCCATCACGGCGACGATCATCCAGGGCGAAAAAAAATCCGACCGGTGTTCAAAACGATTGTGCTCGCCCGCCGCATCGAGCGGTTGATAGCCGGCAAACTCGGTCACCGAGTAGCGGACGACGAACTGACCGAGCACATCAAACGCGATCGCACCGAGCCCGGCGACGACGCCGATCAACGAGGCGAGCAAGATCCATTTTCCCAGCGAATGCAGCTCAAAACGCTTTAGCAGTTTCTGCAGACGTTTCACTTGAAAGCGGTTTCCCTGAGCGAATGGCGAGTCGGTGGCGATCCGAGCCGATTCAATCGAGGGCGACCGCCTCGGCTGGAGCCCTATCGTCGGGCAAAAAATCGTCTGCGCGAAGGACCTCGACGTTCTCGACGCAAATCGTGATCGAATGTCGGTCCACGAATTCACGCCGCAACATGTCCAGCATCGACTCGCAAACGGCGGCGGAGACCACCAATTCCAATCGCACCTGGTCCTGCTTGGTCAATCCCGACCCCAGCCCCTGGCGCCCCGCTCCCCGGCAGGGGATCGAGGTGTAGCCACAGGCCCCGCAGGCGGTGAAGTGTTCGATCAGCGTGTCTTCGAGCGACTCCGACGCCGTCACGGTGACCCGCCGCATTCGCGGCAGACTGCGTTTTCGTGCCGCGTGTGGATTGTCCGCGAGCGGTTTCAAAAAATCTAAACCGCGGACCTGGAAACTCAAGCCTTCCTGCTCGAAATCCCGTTCCAGCTCGACCAATTTCTCCATCACGCTGTGGTCGACCAATTTGGCGTCCGACAGATCCACGATCAGGTTGCGGCGTTGGACCAATCCGATGTCTTCGATCTGCCGCTTGAAGGGAATCCAGTTGCTGAACACTGCCGATTGGCGGGCGATGATCTGGCTCGTTTGCTCATCGACCTCCTCGACCTCCAGATAGGGTTTAAAGAGCGACCCCAGCGGGACGCCGTTGGAGACGTGGATGATCATTTTGAGCAGGATGCCGGCGGCCACGCCGATCAACAGGTCCGTCGCCAACACCATGAACATCGTCGTGACAAAAATCGCCAGTTGCTCTTTGCCGATCCGCCACACATGCACGAACTCCGCCGGGTGGGCCAAGCGATACCCGGTGTAGACGAGCATCGCCGCCAGCGCCGCCAACGGGATCCGGTGCAGCACGGTGGGGATCAACGCGACGCAGCAGAGCAGAAAGATGCCGTGCCAGAAATCGGCAAATCGCGTCCGTGCACCGTTGTCGATGTTGGCTTTGGAACGCACGATTTCGGAGATCATCGGCAATCCTCCGATGCTCGCCGCACACAGATTGGCCACGCCGACGGCGACGATGTCACGATCCATGTTGGTCTTGCGTTTCCACGGATCCAACAGATCGATCGCCTTGGCGCTGAGCAACGATTCCAAACTGCCGATGATGAAGAACATCATCGCCCACTTCCAGGCTTTGAATTGTGACAGCGCCGAAAAGTCCGGCAGCGTGATGTCGTCGAACATGCCGAACGCCCGGTCGGGCATCTTGACCAAGTATTGCTCGCCGAGCTGGTATTCGTGGTTGGCCAACGAGTAGGCGTGCTCGTGCAACAAATCAAACCCCATGCCCATCGGAATCGCGACCAACAGGACGACCATCGGTGAGGGGACTTTTTTCAGGATCGCAACACGCCGCCCCGCCAACGGCCAACAGAACATGATCAGCAAACTGACCACACCGATCGTCGCGATCGCCGGATTGGCTTGGATCACATAGTCGGGAAACTGCCGCAGCATCTCCAACGGTCCCCCGCTGGCTCCGGTCACACCCAGGGCGACGGGAAATTGTTTGATCACGATGATGATCCCGATCGCGGCGAGCATGCCGTGGACGGCCGAGATCGGAAAGAACTCGCCCAGAATCCCGGCCCGAAAGATCCCGAACAGGATCTGCAGGATCGCGGCGGCCACGCCGACGGCCAGTGCCGCCTTGTAGGCACTCAAGTCGGCGTCGGTCCAACCGCCGATCAGTCCGTCGCCGCCGAAGTCTTCGATGCATCCGATGGCGATCACGATCAGCCCCGCCGCGGGACCCTTGATCGTCAGCTCACTATTGCTGATGAAGGTCGTCACGATCGCCCCGATGATCGCCGTGAAGATTCCCGCGATCGGCGGGTAACCGCAGGCCAACGAGATCCCCAAGCACAACGGCAGGGCGATCAGAAAGACCAGCAGCCCGGAGACAATGTCTTGTTTGAAATAACGTCGAAATCCCGCCAGATTGCCGCGGGGTGGTTCGTCGATCAGAGGGGCGGACATCAGCGTCTTGGGGTGGGGGGATTGCAGGAAACAGGACCAGGACGACGCGGCTCGGGGCTTGTGCCGGCATGGCGTGCCGCGCATATTCCAAGTCGCCAACGATGCCGGGTGCCGGATCCCCGGGCGTGGGGTGTCGTGGTCGGTGAAACCGAACGTCCTCGAGCGTCCAGAGCGGGCCGGTTTCGGCGGGTGATCGGCATCGCAAATGCAAAGCAGGGTTCGTGCCAACCACGACGGTTGGCCTGATTCGCCGTGTTTTGGCGCCTTGCCGTCTCGTGCTCGCCCGATAAACGTGCAAGCGGTTGCACGCGGCATGCAATCCGTTGCAGTCTCCGATCGGTTTGAATTCCCCAACAACGTCCCATGACAGAACCCGTCCGAATCCTGATCGTTGACGATGAGCCGCACATCCGTAGCGGTTTGGCGAAAGGTCTTGCCAAATCGGGAGACGTCATCGACACGGCCGGCGACGTCAATCAAGCGCTGGACAAATTGGAGCGATCGGAATACCAGGTGGTGATCGCCGATGTCCGCTTGCCCGGCGACCGCGACGGGTTGGATTTGGTGTCGTGGATTCAACAGCGCTGTCCGGAAACCAACACGTTGGTGATCACGGCGCACGGCACGGTCGAGACGGCCGTCGATGCGATGCGGCGCGGCGCGTTTGACTTCATCACCAAACCCGTCGATTTGAATCTGATTCGCCAGCAAGTCGGCCGGGCCTTGGACCATGGCCGTTTGCAGAGCGAAAACAGGGTCCTTCGCGACCGGCTGGCCGACGCGGGGGCGATCTCCGAAATCATCGGCAATTGCACGATCATGCAGGAGTTGTTTCAGCAACTGCGGCAGGTCGCCGACACCGACGCGACCGTCTTCATCCAAGGCGAAAGCGGCACCGGCAAGGAACTGGTCGCCCGCGCCTTGCATGATCTGAGCAGTCGATCCGGCGGAGAATTTGTCGCCGTGAACCTGGGGGCGCTCCCGGAGTCGCTGCTGGAAAGCGAACTGTTCGGCCA
Encoded here:
- a CDS encoding class I fructose-bisphosphate aldolase → MTTKTKTNVLDLLGSDGEALLSHQCETIPAAQLHLPGPDFVDEVWAHSDRSPRVMCAMQSLFNHGRLARTGYLSILPVDQGVEHSGGASFAPNPIYFDPANIAQLAVEAGCNGVASTFGVLGGIARKYAHRIPMILKLNHNELMSYPATYDQVPFARVRDAWNMGCVGVGATVYFGSAESTRQIREISDAFAQAHELGMFTMLWCYLRNSAFTVDGVNYEASADLTGQANHLGSTINADFIKQKQPTNNGGYRALNQGGNKYGKYDDRIYDGLSSDNPIDLTRYQVLNCYMGRCGLINSGGGSGANDFQQAVRTAVINKRAGGMGLISGRKTFQRPMGEGIELFNAIQDVYLDPDITVA
- a CDS encoding Uma2 family endonuclease — encoded protein: MDNALPSNSSEPLPTRSAPVTLPITIGQYETLVASEAFEDTVGQTELIRGRMVHMNPQGPEHADPIDFLSEWSFERVDRRFTVRIEKPILLAEQNSCPEPDIVWATRRRYQERHPNPNEIHLLIEVSKSSVRFDRTEKMELYAEAAIPEYWQIDITGRTVTVHRDPQDNRYRSIQTYEMSAAIEPLCLPDAKLQIASLFVPDEA
- a CDS encoding chloride channel protein; translated protein: MKRLQKLLKRFELHSLGKWILLASLIGVVAGLGAIAFDVLGQFVVRYSVTEFAGYQPLDAAGEHNRFEHRSDFFSPWMIVAVMAVGGLLSGTLVYAFAPEAEGAGTDAAIDAFHNKRGKIRARIPFIKTLASAITLGTGGSGGREGPIALIGAGFGSWLATRLKLSNRERRVLLAAGMGAGIGAIFRAPLAGAVFAGEILYSDADLEADVIVPAATASVIAYSVYVQSLPVESRFIPLFGADLEHTFVSPLQLPAYVALAVVLFVVGAIYVKTLFASQAAFGRLPIIPHVRPAIGAALAGTLGVGLYLWFGRDPNLLGSLGTGYGVLQIALTAADQLGIACVLLVAMAKICTTALTIGSGGSGGVFGPSMVIGGCTGAAVGLSLQQVWPNLFTEPEAFAVVGMAGFFSGIARAPISTIIMVRALTGDYGLLLPTMLVSTLTFMFSQHFRLYHNQPATRMESMAHRGDFIVDVLEGLIVGDLYQKERKLILIPEGMTLDSIVHRLAYTNQDYFPVVDANQKMVGIFSDDDVRAYLYDDTLWNLAVARDIMVDNFLFLTPEDDLNTALRRFTSHNLDELPVLDPERPGVFLGMLRRKETIAAYNQRLMELKQSSED
- a CDS encoding SulP family inorganic anion transporter, giving the protein MSAPLIDEPPRGNLAGFRRYFKQDIVSGLLVFLIALPLCLGISLACGYPPIAGIFTAIIGAIVTTFISNSELTIKGPAAGLIVIAIGCIEDFGGDGLIGGWTDADLSAYKAALAVGVAAAILQILFGIFRAGILGEFFPISAVHGMLAAIGIIIVIKQFPVALGVTGASGGPLEMLRQFPDYVIQANPAIATIGVVSLLIMFCWPLAGRRVAILKKVPSPMVVLLVAIPMGMGFDLLHEHAYSLANHEYQLGEQYLVKMPDRAFGMFDDITLPDFSALSQFKAWKWAMMFFIIGSLESLLSAKAIDLLDPWKRKTNMDRDIVAVGVANLCAASIGGLPMISEIVRSKANIDNGARTRFADFWHGIFLLCCVALIPTVLHRIPLAALAAMLVYTGYRLAHPAEFVHVWRIGKEQLAIFVTTMFMVLATDLLIGVAAGILLKMIIHVSNGVPLGSLFKPYLEVEEVDEQTSQIIARQSAVFSNWIPFKRQIEDIGLVQRRNLIVDLSDAKLVDHSVMEKLVELERDFEQEGLSFQVRGLDFLKPLADNPHAARKRSLPRMRRVTVTASESLEDTLIEHFTACGACGYTSIPCRGAGRQGLGSGLTKQDQVRLELVVSAAVCESMLDMLRREFVDRHSITICVENVEVLRADDFLPDDRAPAEAVALD